A portion of the Sphingobacterium spiritivorum genome contains these proteins:
- a CDS encoding fasciclin domain-containing protein, giving the protein MKKVYPFVCSMFLIMFFYGCRKSELVSHYERPDWLKGNAWELLSSRPDQQLFLSAVEKTDMKGVLIGNGISTVLAPTDEAFRNYLNKKGYTGIDQVPLNELKKVVNYHIVYYAFDKQKFTNYQPQGVDKVEPLRAGLYYKHRTRSKDEISTLPDPVTGATRKIFHKDRFLPVFSNMHFSTKGIDAKSNYEYFYPGSTWNDGGFNMSNARVQEYAIPTDNGYVYILDDVIEPLENLHTVLEKQTDYADFLHTYDRFKTLWYDVEATKNYAAAGDSLFIVKHGSLPHISSEWSYNGEGGIADYANLGELAYTAFNVFAPKNDALQSFFNSYWRNYYTDLKSVNFMPLALLMANHVYQENIVFPQEITGSKQLKSTFGSVIKFDPNLDVVSKGIASNGVYYGLNKVIVPDMFYSVTGPVLQNPKYKIFLQMLVNTGLISTLMSRDLNYTLFIPSDEVILNTLYGDSYIFWNEGNPLVFGDEVVEVENTDGVKVAMSRQAQELFISNHIVSNNVTQIGGKQVFRTRNPFSYIYVKNEGVSSSNAYNMNTNIKASKIAGSWFNGSAYEVETALLRETGTIKFTLSGATAAGNTLNEFSEFSKLLVQAGLMETGSQLSFMFGNNFLLFAPDNAAVLAGISSGKIPTVKADLAEYLKYYFVSVPDNSLSDYPFPGFQVEGSWITAKRNGQTFRMLGVKDSGTALNLTAYNGETATVTSEFPKIFSDGAVYKINKVFTK; this is encoded by the coding sequence GGCTCCAACTGATGAAGCATTCCGCAACTACCTGAATAAAAAAGGTTATACAGGAATTGATCAGGTACCTTTGAACGAACTCAAAAAAGTGGTTAACTATCATATTGTTTACTATGCCTTTGATAAGCAGAAATTTACAAATTATCAGCCGCAGGGAGTAGACAAAGTAGAGCCCTTGCGTGCAGGACTGTATTACAAACACCGCACAAGAAGTAAAGATGAAATCTCTACACTGCCTGATCCGGTTACGGGAGCAACCCGCAAAATATTTCATAAAGACCGCTTTTTACCTGTGTTTTCCAATATGCACTTCAGTACAAAAGGTATAGATGCTAAATCAAACTATGAATATTTCTATCCGGGAAGTACATGGAATGACGGGGGATTCAATATGTCTAATGCACGTGTACAGGAATATGCTATACCTACAGATAACGGATATGTTTATATTCTTGATGATGTCATCGAACCCTTAGAAAACCTACATACTGTCCTTGAAAAACAAACAGATTATGCTGATTTCCTGCATACCTATGACCGTTTCAAAACGCTGTGGTATGATGTGGAGGCCACTAAAAATTATGCGGCTGCGGGCGATTCCCTTTTTATTGTAAAGCATGGATCGCTGCCGCATATTTCTTCAGAATGGTCCTATAACGGTGAGGGAGGAATAGCAGATTATGCCAATCTTGGAGAGCTGGCTTACACCGCATTTAATGTATTTGCACCCAAAAATGATGCTTTACAGAGCTTTTTCAATAGCTATTGGCGCAATTACTATACAGATCTTAAATCTGTAAACTTCATGCCTTTAGCCTTATTGATGGCAAACCACGTCTATCAGGAGAATATTGTTTTCCCTCAGGAAATCACCGGTAGTAAGCAGTTGAAAAGTACATTCGGCTCGGTCATCAAATTTGATCCTAATCTGGATGTAGTTTCTAAAGGAATTGCTTCTAACGGAGTCTATTACGGATTGAATAAAGTTATCGTTCCGGATATGTTTTACAGTGTTACCGGACCGGTACTGCAGAATCCCAAATACAAAATATTCCTTCAGATGCTGGTCAATACGGGTCTGATCAGCACATTGATGAGCCGTGATCTGAATTATACCCTGTTTATACCGTCTGATGAAGTGATTCTCAATACCCTTTATGGAGATAGTTATATTTTCTGGAATGAAGGAAACCCGCTGGTATTTGGAGATGAAGTCGTCGAGGTGGAAAATACGGATGGTGTAAAAGTTGCTATGAGCAGACAAGCTCAGGAGTTGTTTATTTCTAATCATATCGTGAGTAACAATGTAACCCAGATCGGAGGTAAACAAGTGTTCCGTACACGTAATCCATTCAGCTATATATATGTAAAGAATGAAGGAGTCTCTTCTTCCAATGCCTATAATATGAATACCAATATCAAGGCCTCCAAAATCGCGGGGTCATGGTTTAACGGATCTGCTTATGAAGTTGAAACAGCTTTATTGAGAGAAACAGGAACGATCAAATTTACCTTATCGGGAGCAACAGCAGCAGGCAATACATTAAATGAATTTTCAGAATTTTCCAAGCTGCTGGTACAGGCAGGTTTGATGGAAACCGGAAGCCAGTTATCCTTTATGTTTGGAAACAATTTTTTACTGTTTGCGCCTGATAATGCGGCGGTACTTGCAGGGATCAGCAGCGGTAAAATACCAACGGTAAAAGCTGATCTGGCCGAGTACCTGAAATATTACTTTGTTTCTGTTCCAGATAATTCGCTCAGTGATTATCCGTTTCCGGGATTTCAAGTTGAAGGATCCTGGATAACAGCCAAACGTAATGGACAGACCTTCCGCATGCTTGGCGTTAAGGATAGCGGGACTGCCCTCAATCTGACTGCTTATAATGGCGAGACTGCAACTGTCACAAGTGAATTTCCAAAGATTTTCAGTGATGGAGCTGTGTACAAGATCAACAAGGTGTTTACTAAATAA